Proteins found in one Actinokineospora alba genomic segment:
- a CDS encoding DUF5682 family protein: protein MTVTFLGVRHHSPACARLVAETIARVRPAHVLIEGPADFNDRIEELLLGHTLPLAIFSYQRGEAGSRMSWTPFCDYSPEWVALTEGRAAGARVRFIDLPAWHDAFADRGNRYADAELRYAEATDRLCREFAVDNVDTLWDHMVEAAPAAGLAERLAAYFDLVRGDSVAPDEVERERYMAQWVRAAREDGGPVVVVTGGFHRRALITLAETGDTSWPTVPESPGGVGGSYLVPYSHQRLDAFEGYQSGMPSPGYYQRLWEVGAERAATDLIESVVTRLRGRRQPVSTADLIAARTLSAGLARMRGHRHPTRTDVLDGLVSALVADGLDQRLPWTTRGPLLPGAHPAVVEMVAAATGDGAGRLHPDTPAPPLLNAVARDLADLGLDGDGLVRLDLTDPDGLRRSRLLHRLRVIGVPGFHRDRGPTSGADPLAREDWTLSDSPHRLPALIEAAAKGATLADAATTTLAESDTDVGSLAAALFNAALCGLPELSEHLGDRLAEGVGDARDLGALGQALAVALGLWRHDRLFGVAGDAVLGVVISAAAERALWLAEGIHGGPAPADRGRIAAVAALRDAVRHAGAALGIDARPVVEAARRIGLDHSAPPDLRGAAVGLCWSMADPVDPGVIPEGASVLGDWLAGLFALAREEVLRAEVLPVLDDLVNDLSHQDFLVALPALRQAFEFFPPAEREAIAKRLLARRGLTGSARALLRTKTDPLLLARAAALESHVDDLLTREGLLR from the coding sequence ATGACCGTCACGTTCCTCGGCGTCCGCCACCACAGCCCCGCCTGTGCGCGGCTCGTGGCGGAGACGATCGCGCGTGTGCGACCCGCGCACGTGCTCATCGAGGGACCGGCCGACTTCAACGACCGCATCGAAGAACTGCTGCTCGGGCACACCCTGCCGCTCGCGATCTTCAGCTACCAGCGCGGCGAAGCGGGGTCACGGATGTCGTGGACGCCGTTCTGCGACTACTCACCGGAATGGGTCGCCCTCACCGAGGGCCGGGCGGCGGGCGCACGCGTGCGGTTCATCGACCTGCCCGCGTGGCATGACGCGTTCGCCGACCGGGGCAACCGGTACGCCGACGCCGAACTCCGCTACGCCGAGGCAACGGACCGGCTGTGCCGGGAGTTCGCCGTCGACAACGTCGACACCCTGTGGGACCACATGGTCGAGGCCGCGCCCGCGGCGGGTCTGGCCGAGCGGCTGGCCGCGTACTTCGACCTGGTGCGCGGGGACTCGGTGGCGCCCGACGAGGTCGAGCGCGAGCGGTACATGGCGCAGTGGGTGCGCGCCGCGCGCGAAGACGGTGGCCCGGTAGTGGTGGTCACGGGCGGTTTCCACCGGCGGGCACTGATCACCTTGGCCGAGACCGGCGACACCTCGTGGCCGACCGTGCCCGAATCCCCTGGCGGAGTCGGGGGCAGCTATCTGGTGCCCTACAGCCACCAGCGGCTCGACGCCTTCGAGGGTTACCAGTCGGGGATGCCGTCGCCTGGCTACTACCAGCGGCTGTGGGAGGTCGGCGCCGAACGGGCGGCGACCGACCTGATCGAGTCGGTCGTGACCCGGCTGCGCGGACGCAGGCAACCGGTGTCCACCGCCGACCTGATCGCCGCGCGCACCCTGTCGGCCGGGCTGGCTCGGATGCGCGGGCATCGCCACCCCACGCGCACCGACGTGCTCGACGGGCTGGTCAGCGCGCTCGTCGCGGACGGGCTCGACCAACGCCTGCCGTGGACGACGCGCGGCCCGCTGCTGCCCGGCGCGCATCCGGCCGTGGTCGAGATGGTCGCCGCGGCCACCGGTGACGGCGCGGGCCGCCTGCATCCGGACACACCCGCGCCCCCGCTGCTCAACGCCGTGGCGCGCGACCTCGCCGACCTTGGCCTCGACGGCGATGGCCTGGTGCGGCTCGATCTCACCGACCCGGACGGGCTTCGCCGGAGCAGGCTGCTGCACCGGCTGCGGGTGATCGGCGTGCCCGGTTTCCACCGCGATCGCGGTCCCACCAGCGGCGCCGACCCGCTGGCACGCGAGGACTGGACGCTGAGCGACTCGCCGCACCGGCTCCCCGCGCTGATCGAGGCGGCGGCCAAGGGCGCGACACTCGCGGACGCGGCGACGACGACCTTGGCCGAGTCCGACACCGACGTCGGCAGTCTCGCGGCCGCGCTGTTCAACGCGGCGCTGTGCGGGCTGCCTGAACTGTCCGAACACCTCGGCGACCGGCTCGCCGAAGGCGTCGGCGACGCCCGAGACCTCGGCGCGCTCGGCCAAGCCCTGGCCGTGGCACTGGGGCTGTGGCGGCACGACCGGCTCTTCGGCGTGGCGGGCGACGCGGTGCTGGGCGTGGTGATCAGCGCGGCAGCCGAGCGAGCGCTGTGGCTGGCCGAAGGCATCCACGGCGGTCCGGCGCCCGCCGACCGCGGCCGGATCGCGGCGGTCGCGGCGCTGCGCGACGCGGTGCGCCATGCCGGTGCCGCGCTGGGCATCGACGCCCGACCCGTGGTCGAAGCGGCCCGCCGGATCGGGCTCGACCACTCGGCACCGCCCGACCTGCGCGGCGCGGCGGTCGGTCTGTGCTGGTCGATGGCCGATCCGGTCGACCCGGGGGTGATCCCCGAGGGAGCGTCGGTTCTGGGCGACTGGCTGGCCGGGTTGTTCGCTCTGGCGCGGGAGGAAGTGCTGCGGGCCGAGGTGCTCCCGGTGCTCGACGACCTGGTCAACGACCTGTCCCACCAGGACTTCCTGGTCGCGCTGCCCGCGCTGCGCCAGGCTTTCGAGTTCTTCCCGCCCGCCGAGCGCGAGGCCATCGCGAAGCGGCTGCTGGCCCGACGCGGGCTCACCGGCTCGGCCCGCGCCCTGCTGCGCACGAAGACCGACCCGCTGCTCCTGGCCAGGGCCGCGGCCCTGGAATCGCACGTCGACGACCTGCTCACCCGAGAAGGACTGCTGCGATGA
- a CDS encoding VWA domain-containing protein, which translates to MTDPSPQRWRLILGEPAEPACPLGGVDARRDTALRWLYGREEDLESRGVRRGGSGESELTTVDWLDEVHRLFPKETIERLERDAVERYQIHEIVTDPDVLGRVEPNPALLRAVLRTKHLMNPDVLAMARKIIASVVRELVDRLALEVRRSFSGTRQRRRSNFRQARNFDFRATIKANLAHYQPEQRRVRITEPRFVSRTRRQVDQWQLMLLVDQSGSMVDSVIHSAVTASCLWSVPGLRTHLVAFDTAVVDLTSDVTDPVELLMKVQLGGGTDIAKAVRYGAGLIDNPRRSIVAVISDFYEGGDEHQLVRTVRELVEQGTQVLCLAALDGEANPNYDRDLGQRLADTGASVGAMTPGELAQFVAERLGR; encoded by the coding sequence ATGACCGACCCCTCGCCGCAGCGGTGGCGGCTGATCCTGGGCGAGCCCGCCGAGCCGGCCTGCCCCCTCGGTGGCGTCGACGCCCGCCGGGACACGGCCCTGCGGTGGCTCTACGGCCGGGAAGAGGACCTGGAGAGCCGCGGTGTCCGGCGCGGTGGCTCCGGCGAGTCCGAACTGACCACAGTGGACTGGTTGGACGAGGTGCACCGGCTGTTCCCGAAGGAGACGATCGAACGCCTCGAACGCGACGCGGTCGAGCGGTACCAGATCCACGAGATCGTCACCGACCCCGATGTCCTGGGCCGGGTCGAGCCGAATCCCGCGCTGTTGCGGGCCGTGCTGCGCACCAAGCACCTGATGAACCCCGACGTGCTGGCGATGGCCCGCAAGATCATCGCCTCGGTCGTACGCGAGTTGGTCGACCGGCTCGCGCTGGAGGTGCGCCGCAGCTTCTCCGGCACCCGGCAGCGCAGACGGAGCAACTTCCGGCAGGCCCGCAACTTCGACTTCCGCGCGACGATCAAGGCCAATCTCGCGCACTACCAACCGGAACAGCGCCGGGTGCGGATCACCGAACCGCGCTTCGTCTCGCGCACCCGCAGGCAGGTCGACCAGTGGCAGCTCATGCTGCTGGTCGACCAGTCCGGGTCGATGGTCGACTCGGTGATCCACTCGGCGGTCACCGCGAGCTGCCTGTGGAGCGTGCCGGGCCTGCGCACGCACCTGGTCGCGTTCGACACCGCGGTCGTGGACCTGACCTCCGATGTCACCGACCCGGTGGAACTGCTGATGAAAGTCCAACTGGGCGGCGGAACCGACATCGCGAAAGCCGTGCGCTACGGCGCCGGACTGATCGACAACCCGCGGCGGTCGATCGTGGCGGTCATCTCCGACTTCTACGAAGGCGGCGACGAGCACCAACTGGTGCGCACGGTGCGCGAACTGGTCGAGCAGGGCACCCAGGTGCTGTGCCTGGCCGCGCTGGACGGCGAGGCCAACCCGAATTATGACCGCGACCTGGGACAGCGGCTGGCCGACACCGGGGCGTCGGTCGGCGCGATGACCCCGGGCGAGCTGGCCCAGTTCGTGGCCGAGCGGTTGGGCCGATGA